A portion of the Babylonia areolata isolate BAREFJ2019XMU chromosome 4, ASM4173473v1, whole genome shotgun sequence genome contains these proteins:
- the LOC143281363 gene encoding uncharacterized protein LOC143281363, with protein sequence MDLDSASLTALSSYSTDTANVTMTPPSLSNAGVTLDSSSDVDETVHGCLVLALKSNASSQATVVERLVSEQAKQWAAIISFAGIVLLFLVGVPGNILSAAVFYRQGLRERINLCVFCLALVDLVVLTVTFFLAGEEVYNILIGSMYFFKKNFLALTGFIRVSMFLSAVIAAERCFCVVSPLRAQRMLSTRTLAIAIASVSLILVTGLAVITGTKRTEVCVFDPRKSSTSFRLQFTTFYKENKDLMDTFGTIVYGTAIPVVFFVFIMVTTAITVIELRSAVTWRQQSSSSRVQTTRGFDHHMVALTRMLIATSVVFVVCLSPILIVQMTAFAMPELRPGGRYSNLRNVLWKSINVFRCINSSLNFFVYYRMGARFRQCLKELLCCQKVNVNLSVSGSVVTVKN encoded by the exons ATGGATCTGGACTCGGCAAGTCTGACTGCCTTGTCTAGCTATAGCACGGACACTGCCAACGTTACCATGACGCCGCCTTCATTAAGTAATGCTGGAGTGACGCTGGATTCTTCCAGTGATGTTGATGAAACTGTACATGGATGTCTGGTGCTGGCACTGAAATCTAATGCCAGTTCCCAGGCCACCGTTGTTGAGAGACTCGTCAGCGAACAG GCAAAGCAGTGGGCAGCCATCATCAGTTTTGCAGGAATCGTCCTCCTGTTCCTGGTGGGGGTGCCGGGCAACATCCTGAGTGCCGCTGTGTTCTACAGACAGGGGCTGAGGGAGAGGATCAacctgtgtgtcttctgtctggcCCTTGTGGACCTGGTGGTCCTCACCGTCACCTTCTTCCTGGCAGGGGAGGAGGTCTACAACATTCTGATCGGCTCCATGTActtctttaaaaagaattttttgg CTCTGACGGGCTTCATCAGGGTCAGCATGTTCCTCAGCGCCGTGATAGCGGCCGAGCGATGTTTCTGCGTGGTCAGCCCACTTCGTGCACAGCGCATGCTCAGCACGCGCACACTGGCTATCGCCATCGCTTCCGTCTCCCTCATCCTAGTGACCGGCTTGGCCGTCATCACCGGCACCAAACGCACCGAGGTCTGTGTGTTCGATCCCCGCAAAAGCAGCACTTCCTTCCGTCTTCAGTTCACGAC GTTCTACAAGGAGAATAAAGACCTCATGGACACCTTCGGAACCATTGTGTACGGCACGGCTATCCCGGTCGTGTTTTTCGTCTTCATCATGGTGACCACAGCCATCACTGTCATCGAACTCCGGTCAGCCGTGACCTGGAGACAGCAGTCCTCTTCGTCCAGAGTGCAGACCACCAGAGGCTTCGATCACCACATGGTGGCCTTGACCCGAATGCTGATTGCCACCTCTGTGGTGTTCGTGGTGTGCTTGTCCCCCATTCTGATCGTTCAGATGACCGCATTTGCCATGCCAGAGCTCAGACCTGGTGGTCGTTACAGCAATCTTAGGAACGTTCTTTGGAAAAGTATTAATGTCTTCCGATGCATCAACTCATCGTTGAACTTTTTTGTCTACTATCGCATGGGGGCCCGTTTTCGCCAGTGTCTGAAGGAGCTTCTGTGTTGCCAAAAAGTGAATGTCAACTTGTCTGTGTCAGGTTCTGTTGTCACTGTCAAGAACTGA